Proteins found in one Brevibacillus brevis genomic segment:
- a CDS encoding vWA domain-containing protein, producing the protein MKEATLRQILVVTDGCSNSGMSPVAAAALAREQGITVNVIGVIDKSELGEKGEKEIRDIAEAGGGLCDIVYPQQLAQTVQMLTRKAMTRTIHQVVNKELKEILGDSGIEELAPDKRVQVAGMVDELGEKSSLNVVMLVDTSGSMKPKLSAVQQAIHDFSISLHSRSGHSRMAVGSFPGKQKHLDIRIPWTEKVEQAHQITSDLAMSGITPTGPAIVEAIALFEQDKLPRTLQERYIDQDEEDDSNGMLRDHVF; encoded by the coding sequence GTGAAAGAAGCGACACTTCGTCAAATACTGGTAGTGACAGACGGCTGCTCCAACTCGGGGATGAGTCCCGTTGCTGCGGCGGCACTGGCAAGAGAGCAAGGGATTACGGTCAATGTGATTGGCGTAATCGACAAGAGTGAGCTGGGTGAGAAAGGGGAGAAGGAAATCAGGGATATTGCGGAAGCAGGTGGTGGACTCTGCGACATCGTATACCCCCAACAGCTTGCACAAACGGTACAAATGCTGACGCGAAAAGCAATGACGCGCACCATTCATCAAGTAGTTAATAAAGAATTAAAAGAGATTTTGGGCGATTCCGGAATAGAAGAGCTGGCACCTGATAAAAGAGTGCAGGTTGCCGGAATGGTTGACGAGTTGGGTGAAAAAAGCAGCTTGAACGTCGTGATGCTGGTCGATACCTCAGGAAGTATGAAGCCAAAGCTGTCGGCTGTTCAGCAAGCGATTCACGATTTCAGTATCAGTCTCCATTCGCGGAGTGGCCATAGCAGAATGGCAGTCGGTTCATTTCCGGGGAAACAAAAGCATCTCGATATCCGCATTCCGTGGACAGAAAAGGTCGAGCAGGCCCATCAAATTACGAGTGATTTGGCGATGAGCGGAATTACTCCTACTGGCCCCGCCATCGTAGAGGCAATTGCCCTGTTTGAGCAGGACAAGCTCCCACGCACGCTGCAAGAGCGTTACATCGACCAAGACGAAGAGGACGATTCGAACGGAATGCTGCGTGACCATGTCTTTTAA
- a CDS encoding threonine/serine exporter family protein encodes MSSDLVMDTCLLAGSIILKNGGETYRTEETMALIAKAAGMDDVNSSATPTSIILSFRCSGFDHTRMVRTPKRTTNLNKITLVNDVSRQFVGGKINLEQAYRTLREIDQKKQIYPKWLQHLAAATASGSFSMLAGGDWGSLIPSAMAGLIVNLSQEYLEQFVRMKFFTEFSAALLGGLFALLTVTIFPQLHLSIIIIGAMLPLFPGIAITNSLRDLMAGDLVAGVSRGVEAMLTAVSVAVATAIILSFTR; translated from the coding sequence GTGTCCTCAGATTTGGTGATGGATACTTGCTTGTTGGCAGGCTCGATTATTTTGAAAAACGGTGGAGAGACTTACCGAACGGAAGAGACAATGGCATTGATTGCGAAGGCTGCGGGGATGGATGATGTCAACAGCTCGGCTACGCCTACGAGCATCATCCTGTCCTTTCGTTGCAGTGGATTCGATCATACAAGAATGGTTCGTACCCCCAAACGTACGACTAACCTCAATAAAATAACGCTCGTGAATGATGTTTCCCGACAGTTTGTCGGTGGGAAAATTAATTTGGAGCAAGCCTATCGGACGCTGCGTGAGATCGATCAGAAAAAGCAGATCTATCCGAAATGGTTGCAGCATCTGGCAGCCGCTACGGCTAGCGGCTCCTTTTCTATGCTTGCAGGGGGAGATTGGGGCAGTCTGATTCCTTCTGCGATGGCCGGTTTGATTGTGAACCTGAGCCAGGAATATTTAGAACAGTTTGTCCGGATGAAGTTTTTTACAGAGTTCTCTGCCGCTTTACTAGGAGGACTTTTCGCGTTGTTGACTGTGACGATCTTTCCGCAGTTGCATTTAAGCATCATTATTATTGGTGCGATGCTTCCACTGTTTCCGGGGATCGCCATCACCAACTCGCTTCGGGATTTGATGGCTGGTGATTTGGTTGCAGGTGTTTCACGCGGAGTAGAAGCCATGCTGACAGCTGTCTCCGTAGCGGTAGCCACAGCCATTATTCTTTCGTTTACGAGGTGA
- a CDS encoding threonine/serine exporter family protein encodes MLLQGLALSFASSVAWCVLFNVPVRTIVAGGLAGVVGFLFYSILPIYGAEVLLSTFVSAAAVSLLSQLLSIILRVPSTNFSVAGIIPLVPGSLAYKAMLAFVNNDYVGGITQATKTLMVAGAIASGLIFGISVLTIWKGARYAGKRAQRD; translated from the coding sequence ATGTTGTTACAAGGATTGGCGCTTAGCTTCGCCTCTTCAGTAGCGTGGTGTGTGCTGTTTAATGTGCCGGTTCGAACAATCGTAGCGGGTGGTTTAGCCGGAGTGGTCGGTTTTCTCTTCTACTCGATTCTTCCTATCTACGGTGCAGAGGTCTTGTTGTCGACGTTTGTTTCTGCTGCTGCTGTTTCTTTGCTCAGTCAGCTCTTATCTATTATACTGCGAGTTCCTTCTACGAATTTTAGCGTTGCGGGCATTATTCCACTGGTACCGGGATCGTTGGCTTACAAAGCCATGCTTGCTTTTGTAAACAACGACTATGTCGGAGGAATTACCCAGGCGACCAAAACATTGATGGTAGCCGGCGCGATTGCTTCTGGACTTATATTTGGAATTTCGGTTCTGACGATTTGGAAAGGAGCCCGCTATGCTGGCAAGCGTGCGCAACGAGATTGA
- the hpt gene encoding hypoxanthine phosphoribosyltransferase: MNQDIEKILLSEEDIAVKVRELGETLAAEYKDKNPLVICVLKGAVIFMADLIRHMNIPCEMDFMAVSSYGSGTESSGMVKILKDLDTSVQSRHVLVVEDIMDSGLTLSRLVELLRHREAASVKVVTLLNKPERRKVDISPDYKGYDVPDEFVVGYGLDYAEHYRNLPYIGVLKPEVYTK; the protein is encoded by the coding sequence ATGAATCAAGACATCGAGAAGATTTTGCTATCAGAAGAGGATATCGCGGTAAAGGTTCGAGAATTGGGTGAGACGCTGGCTGCAGAATACAAGGATAAAAATCCATTGGTCATCTGCGTGCTGAAAGGCGCAGTCATTTTCATGGCTGATCTGATCCGTCACATGAACATTCCGTGCGAAATGGACTTCATGGCAGTTTCCAGCTACGGAAGTGGAACAGAGTCCTCTGGCATGGTGAAAATCTTGAAGGATCTCGATACATCTGTGCAAAGCAGACACGTACTGGTTGTAGAAGACATCATGGACAGTGGACTGACGCTGAGCCGCTTGGTAGAGCTGTTGCGCCATCGGGAAGCCGCTTCTGTAAAAGTGGTGACTCTCTTGAACAAACCAGAGCGTCGCAAGGTGGATATTTCACCGGATTACAAGGGTTACGATGTTCCAGACGAATTCGTTGTGGGATATGGCTTGGACTATGCCGAGCACTACCGTAATCTGCCTTATATCGGTGTATTGAAGCCTGAGGTCTACACGAAGTAG
- the ftsH gene encoding ATP-dependent zinc metalloprotease FtsH, with amino-acid sequence MNRFFRNTGFYLLIFLVTVGIVNFILSGTDKVGKLTYQEFRVQLKADNVTELALRPENGTYRVEGTLAKAIPGQESNKFFTNVPLYDSDVVKLVEEKIDAQKMKNVAFNPAEGNSIWLTFLTSIIPFVIIFILFFFLLNNAQGGGSRVMNFGKSRAKLYNEEKKRVTFDDVAGADEEKAELEEVVDFLKDNRKFNAVGARIPKGVLLVGPPGTGKTLLARAVAGEAGVPFFSISGSDFVEMFVGVGASRVRDLFENAKKNAPCIIFIDEIDAVGRQRGAGLGGGHDEREQTLNQLLVEMDGFGGNEGIIMIAATNRPDILDPALLRPGRFDRQITVDRPDIKGREAVLKVHARNKPIGEDVKLDVIARGTSGFTGADLENLLNEAALLTARRNKKQITMTEVDEAIDRVIAGPAKKSRVVSEDERRLVAFHEAGHTIIGYHLRNAEMVHKVTIIPRGQAGGYTVMLPKEDRFFATKSDLLDKIVGLLGGRVAEELVLGDISTGAHNDFQRATAIARSMITEYGMSKLGPMQFGKSQGQVFLGRDYGNERNYSDKIAYEIDLEMQNIINECYAKCTELLTKHRDQLDLIANTLLRVETLDAEQIKQLIETGKMDNDPDANKDVVVNIQPKLEEVKEEPKQEDTQEDTNEEPKQ; translated from the coding sequence ATGAATCGCTTTTTTCGTAATACCGGGTTCTACCTACTGATTTTTCTTGTCACGGTCGGGATCGTGAATTTCATCCTCTCCGGTACTGATAAGGTTGGGAAACTTACATATCAGGAATTCCGGGTACAGCTAAAAGCTGACAACGTCACTGAGTTGGCGCTTCGACCAGAGAATGGTACTTACAGGGTTGAGGGTACGTTGGCAAAAGCTATTCCGGGACAGGAAAGCAACAAATTTTTTACCAATGTTCCTTTGTATGATTCAGATGTTGTAAAGCTAGTCGAAGAGAAAATTGATGCACAAAAGATGAAGAATGTAGCGTTCAATCCTGCGGAGGGCAACAGTATTTGGCTCACGTTCTTGACCTCAATCATTCCTTTTGTCATCATCTTCATCCTGTTTTTCTTTCTTCTGAACAATGCCCAAGGTGGCGGAAGCCGAGTGATGAACTTCGGTAAAAGCCGCGCGAAGCTTTACAACGAAGAAAAGAAACGCGTTACCTTTGACGACGTAGCAGGAGCGGACGAAGAAAAGGCTGAGCTGGAGGAAGTCGTTGATTTCCTGAAAGACAACCGTAAGTTCAATGCGGTTGGCGCTCGGATTCCAAAAGGGGTACTGCTCGTAGGTCCTCCGGGTACAGGTAAAACCTTGCTCGCGCGCGCTGTTGCAGGCGAAGCTGGTGTGCCGTTCTTCAGTATCTCCGGTTCTGACTTCGTGGAAATGTTCGTTGGGGTGGGTGCATCCCGCGTACGTGACCTGTTTGAAAATGCTAAGAAAAATGCTCCTTGCATTATCTTTATTGACGAGATTGACGCCGTGGGTCGTCAACGCGGAGCTGGACTCGGCGGCGGCCACGATGAACGCGAGCAAACTCTCAACCAGTTGCTCGTAGAGATGGACGGTTTTGGTGGAAACGAAGGGATCATCATGATCGCTGCGACCAACCGACCTGACATTCTCGACCCGGCTCTCTTGCGTCCGGGACGTTTTGACCGTCAAATTACAGTTGATCGTCCTGATATCAAAGGCCGTGAAGCGGTGCTCAAGGTTCATGCCCGCAACAAGCCGATTGGCGAAGACGTGAAGCTGGACGTGATTGCTCGTGGTACATCGGGCTTCACGGGCGCAGACTTGGAGAACTTGCTGAACGAAGCGGCTCTCTTGACTGCCCGCAGAAACAAAAAGCAAATCACAATGACCGAAGTAGATGAAGCGATTGACCGCGTGATTGCGGGTCCAGCGAAGAAGTCTCGCGTAGTGAGCGAAGACGAACGCCGTCTGGTTGCCTTCCACGAAGCTGGTCATACGATCATCGGATACCACTTGAGAAATGCAGAAATGGTACATAAGGTAACAATCATTCCGCGCGGCCAAGCTGGCGGATACACCGTGATGCTGCCGAAGGAAGACCGTTTCTTTGCTACCAAATCAGACCTGCTCGACAAAATCGTCGGCCTGTTGGGTGGACGTGTTGCGGAAGAATTGGTGCTCGGGGATATTAGTACCGGGGCGCATAATGACTTCCAACGCGCGACTGCTATCGCTCGCAGCATGATTACCGAATACGGAATGAGCAAGCTCGGACCGATGCAATTCGGTAAGAGTCAAGGACAGGTATTCCTGGGCCGCGACTATGGCAATGAGCGTAACTACTCTGATAAGATTGCCTACGAGATCGATCTCGAAATGCAAAATATTATCAACGAGTGCTACGCAAAGTGTACAGAATTGCTGACGAAGCACCGTGATCAGCTCGATCTGATTGCGAACACGCTGCTCCGTGTAGAGACTCTCGATGCTGAGCAGATCAAGCAATTGATCGAAACAGGTAAAATGGATAACGATCCAGATGCAAATAAAGATGTGGTCGTGAACATTCAACCGAAGCTGGAAGAAGTAAAAGAAGAACCAAAGCAAGAAGATACACAAGAAGATACAAACGAAGAACCGAAACAATAA
- a CDS encoding serine/threonine protein kinase, with the protein MSFKAATPDLPKHFTGKWNKKSYHVLRELGRGANGTVYLVSQGGVQRAVKVGVEGIDILMEVNVLKSTQQGRDSKVGPLLCDVDDLVVNGKACTFYAMEYLQGLQLDEYIKQEGTDWVAVMMVQLLARLDVLHQHGYIFGDLKPQNVMVTQTDKQVRLIDFGGVTKLGNAVRQFTEEYDRAFWHAGDRRAEVSYDLFSTAVMMVRLTVGAETWKNSLGDPRHTILLCDIIRKSDSLYPYREPLLKAFHGKFATAKEMRAELLAVLQDSMVAKPQKSQKKARKKGNAGAGISGLFVASLLLLAGTLYYAWFM; encoded by the coding sequence ATGTCTTTTAAGGCAGCCACCCCCGACCTGCCCAAGCACTTTACAGGCAAATGGAACAAAAAATCGTACCATGTCTTACGGGAGTTGGGGCGTGGTGCAAACGGGACCGTGTACTTGGTATCCCAAGGTGGCGTACAGCGCGCGGTTAAGGTCGGTGTGGAGGGCATAGACATTTTAATGGAAGTGAATGTGTTGAAAAGCACACAGCAGGGGCGGGATTCCAAAGTGGGACCGCTCCTGTGCGACGTGGACGATCTCGTTGTAAACGGGAAGGCCTGTACGTTTTATGCCATGGAGTATCTTCAAGGCTTGCAATTGGATGAATATATCAAGCAAGAGGGTACGGACTGGGTGGCCGTGATGATGGTTCAATTGCTGGCGCGACTGGATGTTTTGCACCAGCATGGCTATATTTTTGGTGATTTGAAGCCGCAGAATGTGATGGTGACCCAAACGGACAAGCAGGTACGCTTGATTGATTTTGGTGGAGTGACCAAGCTGGGAAACGCCGTTCGGCAGTTTACAGAAGAGTATGATCGAGCTTTTTGGCACGCAGGTGATAGACGGGCTGAAGTAAGTTATGACCTGTTCTCGACAGCCGTGATGATGGTGCGTCTGACGGTTGGAGCAGAAACGTGGAAAAACAGCCTTGGTGACCCACGTCACACGATATTACTCTGTGATATAATACGAAAAAGTGACAGCCTGTACCCTTACCGGGAGCCTTTATTGAAGGCGTTTCACGGCAAGTTTGCGACCGCGAAAGAAATGCGAGCGGAGCTGTTGGCAGTCTTGCAAGATAGCATGGTCGCCAAACCGCAAAAGTCGCAAAAGAAAGCGCGGAAGAAAGGGAATGCAGGGGCGGGCATTAGCGGTCTTTTTGTCGCCTCGTTGCTCCTATTGGCTGGCACTTTGTATTACGCATGGTTTATGTGA
- a CDS encoding S1 RNA-binding domain-containing protein, with translation MEIEVRSILEGKITGITKFGAFVQLPGDVTGLVHISEIADVYVRDIHQFLKIGDTVKVKVLSLREGKIGLSIKKTMEKERPPRNQRERREGFEEKRREKGPRSVYMIRKIMTFLSS, from the coding sequence ATGGAGATCGAGGTCCGGAGCATACTGGAAGGAAAAATCACGGGTATTACGAAATTCGGAGCGTTTGTTCAACTGCCAGGCGATGTGACCGGACTGGTGCATATTAGTGAAATTGCTGACGTCTATGTCCGGGACATCCATCAATTTTTAAAAATAGGAGATACGGTAAAGGTAAAAGTCCTCAGCCTCCGTGAGGGCAAGATCGGGCTTTCTATCAAAAAAACAATGGAAAAGGAACGACCACCCCGCAATCAGCGGGAGCGAAGGGAAGGCTTTGAAGAAAAGCGTAGAGAAAAAGGGCCGCGGTCGGTCTATATGATTCGGAAAATTATGACTTTTCTTTCTTCGTGA
- the spoIIE gene encoding stage II sporulation protein E: MIANKNVTQAGQAWTRQVSDRMGTTAQTWGEKVADFIEKWNVLPILMGFLLGRALIVEELTPFAIPYFIVMFYIRRDCLLVTGMALIIGAFTQSVPVGLETTLSVILALFACKLMNKMRKKDFSRTPLLVVGTIFISRLLYAVLTNQVTTYELVMVAVEAILGFVLTLIFIQSLSIIHLAKPYEPLKNEEIVSLVILLASLMTGTVDWMVEGISMEHVLSRYLLLIFAFVGGGTIGAAVGVVTGLILSLANVSALLQINLLAFSGLLAGLLKEGGKVGVSAGLLIGTAILAIYGGAEETLYYSLIETSLALVLFILTPAALWKKVARFIPGTPENLQSHQEYMRRVRDVTAGKIQQFSDLFTQLSHSFAQTADPEEIEEQADAFLSRVSEFTCQKCWKKEQCWEKDTQSTYEGMRFLMEKVYENGTLAGVTPPRDWERKCVKTEKVMTVMEQEYDRQQSFDQLKKQVKESRMLVADQLSGVSRVMSDFAREIQREGMELSFQEKQVSQALEGLGLSVRRVEIHSLEEGKVDIEISQPTCYGRDECAKIVAPMLTEILGENIVVRERHCEAQKDGSCTMCLASAKTYEIDIGVAGAAKDGKLLSGDSFRTMDLGNGKMALAISDGMGNGERASIESQSALDMLQQLLRSGMDEKISIKTVNSVLALRSKEEMFATVDLALIDLQTAHTRFVKIGSTPSFVKRNKDVITITANNLPVGILEEIEVDVVSRMLKPGDLLVMMSDGIYEAPRHIENRQAWMKRIISELETNDPQEVADLLLEKVIRQHSGQIVDDMTVLVARIDRFVPQWAAIAVHGMEKLERPRIVS; encoded by the coding sequence ATGATTGCGAACAAAAACGTAACACAAGCCGGACAGGCTTGGACGCGGCAAGTGTCCGATCGAATGGGTACCACTGCCCAGACGTGGGGAGAAAAAGTAGCAGACTTCATAGAGAAGTGGAATGTTCTCCCCATCCTTATGGGCTTCTTATTAGGACGAGCTCTGATCGTGGAGGAGCTAACCCCCTTTGCTATACCGTATTTCATTGTCATGTTTTATATTCGTCGAGATTGCTTGCTTGTCACGGGGATGGCTCTTATTATCGGTGCTTTTACCCAGTCGGTGCCTGTTGGACTGGAAACCACCTTGAGCGTGATACTTGCTCTGTTTGCCTGCAAGCTGATGAATAAAATGCGTAAGAAAGATTTTTCACGGACGCCTCTGCTGGTTGTCGGGACGATTTTCATCAGCCGTCTGTTGTATGCGGTTCTGACCAATCAGGTAACGACCTACGAGCTCGTGATGGTAGCAGTAGAAGCGATTCTTGGCTTTGTACTGACGCTTATCTTCATCCAGTCCTTATCGATCATTCATTTGGCGAAGCCTTATGAGCCTCTCAAAAATGAAGAGATCGTTTCGCTAGTGATTTTACTGGCCTCCTTGATGACGGGTACCGTGGATTGGATGGTCGAAGGCATTTCGATGGAGCATGTACTCTCACGCTATTTGCTGCTCATCTTTGCTTTTGTCGGTGGTGGCACGATTGGTGCGGCTGTTGGCGTGGTCACAGGTCTCATCCTCAGTCTGGCTAATGTGAGTGCTCTTTTACAAATCAATCTGCTTGCCTTTTCAGGTCTTCTTGCTGGCTTGTTGAAGGAAGGCGGCAAAGTGGGCGTATCCGCAGGCTTGTTGATTGGTACGGCTATTCTTGCGATTTACGGTGGAGCAGAAGAGACACTCTACTACTCCTTGATCGAAACCTCTCTGGCGCTTGTTCTCTTCATTCTGACCCCTGCTGCTCTTTGGAAAAAAGTAGCCCGATTTATCCCCGGGACTCCCGAGAATCTACAATCCCATCAAGAATACATGCGCAGAGTTCGCGATGTGACCGCGGGCAAAATCCAGCAATTCTCCGATTTGTTTACGCAACTCTCCCATAGCTTTGCCCAGACAGCCGATCCTGAAGAAATAGAAGAACAGGCCGACGCCTTTCTCAGCCGTGTATCTGAATTCACCTGCCAAAAATGCTGGAAAAAAGAACAATGCTGGGAAAAAGATACACAATCGACCTATGAGGGAATGCGCTTTTTAATGGAAAAAGTATACGAGAACGGTACCTTGGCCGGCGTTACGCCGCCGCGTGACTGGGAGCGCAAGTGTGTCAAAACCGAAAAGGTCATGACTGTGATGGAGCAGGAATACGATCGCCAGCAGTCGTTTGACCAATTGAAAAAGCAGGTAAAGGAAAGCCGAATGCTCGTAGCTGACCAGCTATCGGGAGTCTCTCGGGTCATGAGTGATTTTGCCCGGGAAATACAGCGAGAGGGAATGGAGCTGAGCTTTCAGGAAAAGCAGGTCTCACAAGCATTGGAGGGCTTGGGTCTGTCGGTACGCCGCGTAGAAATACACAGCTTGGAAGAAGGGAAGGTTGATATCGAAATCAGTCAGCCGACTTGCTATGGTCGTGATGAATGCGCGAAAATCGTGGCTCCGATGCTCACGGAGATATTGGGAGAAAACATTGTGGTACGCGAGAGGCATTGTGAAGCACAAAAAGACGGTTCATGCACAATGTGCCTTGCTTCCGCCAAAACGTATGAAATCGATATCGGGGTCGCAGGGGCAGCCAAAGACGGCAAGCTATTATCCGGTGACAGCTTCCGGACAATGGATTTGGGGAATGGAAAAATGGCGCTGGCGATCAGCGATGGAATGGGGAATGGCGAGCGGGCATCCATAGAGAGTCAATCCGCCCTCGATATGCTCCAGCAGCTTCTGCGTTCTGGTATGGACGAAAAAATTTCAATCAAAACCGTTAACTCCGTGCTCGCCCTGCGCTCCAAGGAGGAAATGTTCGCGACGGTGGACTTGGCATTGATCGATTTGCAAACCGCTCATACCCGTTTTGTAAAAATCGGTTCCACCCCGAGCTTTGTCAAAAGAAATAAAGATGTCATTACGATCACCGCCAACAACCTGCCAGTAGGGATTTTGGAAGAAATCGAGGTGGATGTTGTATCTCGTATGCTCAAGCCGGGTGATTTGCTCGTCATGATGTCCGACGGCATTTATGAGGCGCCGCGCCATATTGAAAACAGGCAAGCGTGGATGAAGCGAATCATCAGCGAACTGGAGACGAATGATCCACAGGAGGTCGCTGATTTACTATTGGAAAAAGTCATTCGCCAGCATTCTGGACAAATTGTTGATGACATGACCGTGCTGGTGGCGCGAATTGACCGCTTTGTACCACAGTGGGCTGCCATCGCGGTACATGGCATGGAGAAGCTCGAGCGTCCACGGATTGTGAGTTAG
- the tilS gene encoding tRNA lysidine(34) synthetase TilS, whose protein sequence is MLASVRNEIESEGLLLPGETVVVGISGGNDSTALLHILASLNKQYQYHWKLHAVHLNHGFRGEEARQDARYAEELCRELGVAFHLFEYDVPAYMEKTGLGGQEASRDIRYRLYREVGLAQGATKLALAHHADDQVETILFRFVRGSRLHGLTGMPKRRMLADCPIELVRPLLHKTRQELEGYCREHQLVPREDSSNQSRKYTRNLLRLDVMPLLEKVNDKYREHILATAEAIRQDEALLMRLAIEQLKEVTIEKKPEAFLMDNDKFQTCDVALQRRMITLILSYLSKHTEWSSQHVETVLHMLGGSRPSAELHLPNGLVVDRVYGRITFRRRKRQDRIHTYSYELAVPGVTWIDESKATVHITYLEGPMDWERLPANEAVFDADQLPGSLYLRNRKPGDRITLFGSADGKKLKDLLIDAKFPRAWRDKLPLLTAGEEVILVPGVRRSAVAPVNGQTRRFLHVRVEFGEDWREVFS, encoded by the coding sequence ATGCTGGCAAGCGTGCGCAACGAGATTGAGTCCGAGGGGCTTTTGCTTCCAGGTGAGACCGTTGTCGTCGGGATATCCGGTGGCAACGATTCTACCGCACTGTTGCATATATTGGCTTCTCTCAATAAACAATACCAGTATCATTGGAAGCTGCATGCTGTCCATTTGAACCACGGCTTTCGTGGGGAAGAAGCAAGGCAGGACGCACGCTATGCAGAAGAGCTGTGCCGCGAACTCGGCGTGGCTTTCCACCTCTTTGAGTATGACGTCCCCGCTTATATGGAAAAAACGGGTCTGGGTGGGCAAGAGGCGAGTCGGGACATTCGCTATCGGCTGTATCGAGAGGTAGGTCTGGCGCAAGGAGCGACCAAGCTGGCATTGGCCCATCATGCTGACGATCAGGTGGAAACGATTCTCTTTCGTTTTGTACGAGGCAGCAGGTTGCATGGACTGACAGGGATGCCGAAGCGGAGAATGCTTGCGGATTGCCCGATTGAGCTCGTGCGTCCGCTCTTGCATAAAACGCGTCAAGAACTGGAAGGCTACTGTCGGGAACATCAACTCGTCCCCCGTGAGGATAGCAGCAACCAATCGCGCAAATATACGCGCAATCTGCTGCGTCTGGATGTCATGCCCTTATTGGAAAAAGTGAATGACAAATATCGGGAGCATATCTTGGCTACCGCGGAGGCAATCCGGCAGGACGAAGCGCTTTTAATGAGGCTGGCGATTGAGCAGCTGAAAGAGGTAACGATTGAGAAAAAACCTGAAGCATTTTTGATGGACAATGACAAGTTTCAAACTTGTGACGTTGCTTTACAAAGGAGAATGATTACTCTAATATTAAGTTATCTCTCAAAACATACCGAATGGTCTTCGCAACATGTGGAGACCGTTTTGCACATGCTAGGGGGAAGTCGCCCTTCTGCGGAATTGCATTTGCCAAATGGCCTGGTAGTGGACCGGGTGTACGGGCGAATCACTTTTCGTCGTAGAAAGCGACAGGATCGCATACATACGTATAGTTACGAGCTCGCCGTTCCCGGTGTAACCTGGATCGACGAGAGCAAGGCCACGGTACATATTACTTACCTGGAAGGTCCCATGGATTGGGAGCGACTCCCTGCGAATGAAGCGGTCTTTGATGCCGATCAGTTGCCAGGATCGCTGTATTTGCGTAACCGAAAACCTGGAGACCGCATCACCCTGTTTGGCTCAGCAGATGGAAAGAAGCTAAAGGATTTATTAATCGATGCCAAATTTCCGCGAGCATGGCGTGACAAACTTCCGCTTTTGACGGCGGGCGAAGAGGTGATTTTGGTACCAGGTGTGCGCCGTTCCGCCGTAGCGCCTGTCAATGGACAGACCAGGCGTTTTCTACACGTGCGGGTAGAGTTTGGAGAAGATTGGCGGGAGGTTTTTTCATGA